The Prinia subflava isolate CZ2003 ecotype Zambia chromosome 21, Cam_Psub_1.2, whole genome shotgun sequence genome window below encodes:
- the LOC134560792 gene encoding chymotrypsin-C-like, whose protein sequence is MLGAVCLVLLLGYAYGCGQPAVPPQLSSRVVGGEDAVAHSWPWQISLQYSRSGSWHHTCGGTLIAPQWVLTAAHCISSSMTYRVVLGKQDLLTEDEEGSVAVAVEKTIVHEKWNSFLVLNDIALVKLAEEVQESDTIRASCLPDADKILPNDYPCYVTGWGRLRTNGPLADALQQALLPVVDHETCSKWDWWGSMVRTTMVCAGGDGVVSGCNGDSGGPLNCQREDGTWEVEGIVSFGSGLKCNMIKKPTVFTRVSAYIDWINEKMSSN, encoded by the exons ATGCTGGGAGCCGTCTGCCTCGTCCTGCTGCTGGGCTACG CCTACGGATGCGGCCAGCCGGCCGTGCCACCACAGCTGAGCTCCCGCGTGGTGGGCGGTGAGGACGCCGTAGCCCACAGCTGGCCATGGCAG ATCTCCCTGCAGTACAGCCGCTCTGGATCCTGGCACCACACTTGTGGAGGGACCCTCATTGCCCCCCAGTGGGTGCTGACAGCTGCCCACTGCATCAG ctcctccatgACCTACCGTGTGGTGCTGGGCAAGCAGGACCTGCTGACAGAAGACGAGGAAGGCTCTGTGGCCGTGGCAGTGGAGAAGACGATCGTCCATGAGAAATGGAACTCCTTCCTTGTCCT CAACGACATTGCCCTGGTCAAGCTGGCAGAGGAGGTGCAGGAGAGTGACACCATCCGTGCCTCCTGCCTGCCCGACGCTGACAAGATCCTGCCCAACGACTACCCCTGCTACGTCACCGGCTGGGGACGCCTCAGGA CCAACGGGCCCCTGGCTGATGCCCTGCAGCAGGCCCTGCTGCCCGTGGTGGATCACGAGACCTGCTCCAAGTGGGACTGGTGGGGCAGCATGGTGCGCACCACCATGGTCTGTGCTGGCGGCGACGGCGTCGTCTCTGGCTGCAAC GGCGACTCTGGCGGCCCCCTGAACTGCCAGCGTGAGGACGGCACCTGGGAGGTGGAAGGCATCGTCAGCTTCGGCTCCGGCCTCAAATGCAACATGATCAAGAAGCCCACAGTGTTCACCAGGGTGTCTGCCTACATTGACTGGATCAACGAG AAAATGAGCTCCAACTGA